The DNA segment AAAAACAGCCTAAGGGGAGGAATAAAACCGCTCAAACCACGTAAACAACATGAGTctcatttttatgttattgttttgtgtgctgctctctgctctgctgcagtgctgctgctgagcttTAAATTTATCGCTTTTCAACACCGTCAACACGGTGTGGTAAAAAcagatgcacacaaacacacacacgtaccaaCTAAATCCCTTCAGAGATATATCTCTCCCTGCTTTTCGGCGTTTCCTCATGCCCTACCAAACCGAAGGATGGGAGGGATTTGGGGTTTTGACTTCTCCACAcaccttttttctctctcccggACTTCTCTTTTAAAGCATGTTTCAGTACCCGTTGTGCAGTGTaccattaccaccaccaccaacaccaccacgaTCATCGGGCTGACCGGTTTTGCGTTGCGACAAAATTCAACCTATTGGCCCGGGTGATCCAAAACCCCACGTTGCAGCAGGACCGGACCACCGGTGGCACTAAAAATACTTTCACGAAACACGACACGCCCCCCCACCAATCTCGCCTCCCCACCACAGACACGCGTGTGCTTTTGGTGATTTATATTATTAGAGCAAAGATACGCTGTCTTTTTTCTCCGTTTTTATTCGCTCTCGTTTTTCATTTcgcttttcttgtttttcccCCGCAAGGCGAACCCAGATAGAGAAAGCGACACTGCGTAGAAATGAAGCTGTGCATTGTAATTGGAAACTGTAGCGCATGCTGCACTGGTTGCAATGGCTACTGCCTCCCGAAGCATCTGTTTCCGTGGTGTAGTGGTTATCACATCCGCCTAACACGCGGAAGGCCCCCGGTTCGATCCCGGGCGGAAACAAGATTACTTTTTTTCACTTTGTGTTATACTTGTTCTTCTCTTCTTTATACACTTTCTACTCTTTCGTCTCACAAACCCGATTCTATGTGATCATCAAAATAACATCTCAAACAACTGCTGTTaatgatgcttttttttgaatgattcattaaaataattaaaatcgtCACAGCAAATGGTGAAAAGCGCCATCTCCAAAGGACTACTAGATCCAACAAACCAGAATTGTAACAGCTTTGCTGCGCATATTGCATAGCTAGTAGGCGGATCTAAAGGCTCCCTAACACAGTTGCCCCCCCAAACGTATGCAACCTGCGTTACAAGCTTATTCAAAAACTTCAAAGTAATGTATTAAACTCCAGAACTTACTAGAAACTCATCAACTCACGCTCTTATTATACCTGCTCGGGCAAAAtaaattggcaaaacaaattATGCTGTTTGTTGATTActttatcgttttggagcgcTCCTGTAATGGAATCCTTCACCCTGTTCAACAATCTACACTCAAGCTATGGTAATTCATTTATAATGACACTGCTGGCATATCATGAAGCCCCCAAAAAACAGATACAACCCACCCGAAAGCCCCACAATCGAGCTCATTCTGGACGTTCGTTTGGGGAAATAACCATCATGGAAGTGAATCGCGAATGGACCATCTCGTTATTGCTAACATTAGGTAGAAGAAATTCCCCCAAATCAGTTCCACGAAAAGGAtattttcactctctctctctaacgcTCCTCTTCTTCCAGTAAACCTCTGGCTCTGGACAAACGGACCAGCGATCGTTCAATCGGCCCCACAGCCTTGCCAGCTGCAGGGAGCCAAATGTGTCTACGATAAGCTCAACCTTTCGGCCGACGGACTGCAACGCTTGCGCACCTCCGGGCGCGATCTCCCGCAAGTGTTTCAGATCGATGTGAAGCTACTCATCACCCCCTACCCCGACGGTGTTCTACTCCAACTCATCTCGGAGTTTGTGCAGGAAGTCGTCTACGAGAACTACCGCGAACGCATTCTACGCATTCCGCCCGTTTCCGCACTCACCGATCTCACCTTGCGGAAGGCTCCACCACTGCAAGCGGTCGCTGTGGCTGCACCGAACAATCGACTCACCACGCTTAGCATCAAGCAATCGAACATCCGCTCCATGCCGAGTGCGCTGACCAATCTACGCCAGCTGGCCACTCTCGCCATAGAGAACGGAGCCTTGGAGTCTGTCAGTCTCGATCCACTGGCCAACTGTCTAAAGCTGTCTATTCTGATGTGTGGCAACAACAAGATCACACAGCTCATCCCAAGTCAAAATGAGAACCTCTTCGTCCCGCTAACCGATCTGACACTCGCCAACAACCTGCTCGAAACGATCGACGGGGCCTTCTTTCTACCCCTGCGACGACTTACGTACCTTGACCTGGGCTCTAATCGGATCCAGCGCATCGAAGGACGTCCCCTCTCGCTGCCCCGGGTAATGTACATTCAGCTCGTAAGCAATCAGCTCGCCGAGCTGGATGTAACGCGCTGGAACCTGCCGAACGCGATCGAGATCTACttcgacaacaacaacctcaCCCGCATACCGATCGGCATACAAACCCTGCCCAATCTGACCACCCTGGTACTGCCCAACAATCTGCTAACCGTGGTCGATCTGCGCCGCCTAGACGGGTGGACCAAGCTACAGCGCATCAACCTCGCTGCCAACCGGCTAACCAACGTGATCGTAACGGGACAGGGTCGTACATCGCTCCCAAACTTGGAACAGCTGGACCTGTCCAACAATCAGCTCACCCAACTGGAGTACGCACGGTGGGATCTGCCGAAGCTTACCACACTGGTAGTCGCCCTCAATGGGCTCACCCGGTTGCCCGATCTGTTCAAGCTCTTTCCCAAGCTGCGGCGTGCGTTTGCCGTCCAAAATCCCCTGCACTGCAACACCATCCGCCAGTGGCAGCAGTACATAGCGGAGTTTAAGCTGGCCGTTGATGCGGCCATGCCTGGGATTAACTGCGCCACAAACTCCACGCACAAGCTCCCATCGGGGCGTGTCATTTGCTGTGTAGAATAAAAGGGCACGATCTCGATCGCCGACGATAACAATCCCTTTTTGGGGAAGTCTTTTTTATTACCACTGAAGCAGTTAAGCTTtacagcacagcagcagcgacgggGAGATCTGAATCGAACCACTCGCACAATCGCTCACCGACAGGGGCGGTATACCCATGATCAACTTCCCCGACAGTATCAGCTCCGCGCGAGCCTTCAACACACTGCACGGTATCGGATTGTCGTAGAAGCTGAACGACTGAATGGAGGGGAATGCTTGTCCCAACGGCGCCACCGCACTGAAGTTGTTGTGCGCCAAACTGATGAAGCTAACCACCGGCAGATCAATGCCGGACGTGTTGAACCGATTCAGCGAACAGTACTCCGCGTACAGCGAGTCCAGCACGGGCAGACGGATAGGGCGTGAGCTGCGCAGGACCTTCGCCGTCGGGTTGTTGGACAGATCGACCGAGTTCAGTTCGGGCAGCCCGTTCAGCGGGGCAAGATCGATCACGCCCGCCAGCCTGTTATCGCCCAGGCCGAGCAGCTGCAGATTGGGGAAGCGCCGTAACCGTTCCGGTAGCTTCTCGAACAGATTGTTGCTCAAGATGAGCCGCTTCAGGTTCGGTGCCGACAGCCACTGCAGATCGATCGTGCGCAAACGGTTGTAGCTCACGTCCAGCATCTCCATCGTGGACCAGGTGACCGTTTGCTCGGACGCTATCTTCGCGAGGTTGTTGTTCCTCAGATCAATCATCGATAGGCTGGGCAGCCCGATAAATGCGGACATGTCGAGGTTTTCTAGCCGATTCGAGGATAGGTACAGATACTCGATCGCTTGTGGCATTTCGCGGGTCGTGGGTATGATCGTCTCGATTTGATTGCGGCTCAGATCGAGCACCCGCAAGCGCCGGTTCTGGCCGAACGCACCCAGCGAGAAGTTACGCAGTGCACACTCCGAGAAGGTAAGGTCTTCCAGCAGGGGCAAATTGCCGATCGTCTGAGGGATGCGCTCCAGTCCGCAGGTGTAGATAATGAGCTCGGTAACGTTGTTATCACCGGCACCGACAAGCAGCTGCTTCATGGATGGGGCTTCCAGCACCTGAATGCTGGAGAGGTACGTTCCGGGTGCGATTTGAAACACCGGATCGTGGTATACGTATAGCTCCAGCTTGCTGAAGAACTCGGACATGCGGGTTAGGAAGGCGCCGGAGGGACTGATCGGTAGGTGCAGCATCTCAACCCGCACACTGTAGTACGTGTCGGGTGGAATGTTGCGAAGGGTCGTGTAGCCGTCGGTTAGCATGTTGAGCTTTGGCAGCATACAGGTCATCGCCATGCCCGGTGTACAGGTGGCAACGGCGAGCGATACGGGAAGGCATGGTAAGCCAATTACTGCCAGTGTCAGCAACAGCACTAGTAATAGTAATGAGTAAATTAGCACAAGAACAGCAAGACACAGAACAATAGAGCTTACCGGAGGAATAGCGTCCCATTGCTGTGAACGCAAACGTTTTGCACACGGAATGTGCCATTCAGTGGCTGGGTGCAAGCtttttgatcgttttttcccccatcaTTTGCTTGTAAATGTACATTAAATTGTCTCATTCGCATTAGTGGAAGAAGTAGTAGCAGCGAGTGGTACGTACATTGGCGAGTGTTAATAGTTATCAAAACTAGACTCAAAAATACGTTCCAACATCCCAATCTCGTGTGTGATGGACACGGGGTCTATTAGGACATGTGATTGCTCGTGACCGCGTAATCGTTGTACGCGTGATCGAAAATTGGGGACAAATTGCACTGTGCCACACCACGAACACGTGTGTGATTTTAAGTTATTACCAAGGCATGGTTCTAAATCACCTTTACCTTCTAATATCTATCTATATATCTTGAGTGATCGTCTCGCAAATCCTACGCCCATTTCCTATCCAGAATACATTCATCTTGAATGTTTCTCCGAAATTATTCCTCAATTTATCCCTGTATGTGATCCCGAATTTCCCGCAATTGATACAGCCATTGGGAAgcaaactagtgatgggagctCCGGAATCCACTCCGACTCGGACATTTTTAATCCGGATCCGACTCCGAAATAAATATGGCTTCGAATCCCGCTGCTCCGAACGAATACAGATTCAATTGGTTACGATTGAATGCAGATTACTCCTTGAATCCAAAGCAGAATGCTTCTTTATTGTGACACTTCATACGATCGCACAGTCGACATTATTCTGGTCATAGTTATCCGTGCGGATAATTTGACACTATGGTCATGTCAGAGGTCAAATTTGCCGGATTTTACACAAGCAACCTTAGCTCCTAGCTAACATTACTGTGtttgtacacgcacacacacgtaagCAAAAATTCCCACATATGTTTTACCCGTTTCGTCAATTAGTTGACattatgtaaatatttttcaaacaaataattcaaacaatttagaGCAACGTTCAATACCTTGTTAAATAGCTCAAATACATTTATTGAATCCGAATTATTGCTGGAAGCTaacaataaatcgtgagagTCTGATAGGCAAATCGGAACGTTCACAGGAAATGTATAGCTTGTAGCTACGTGGATATATAGAGTATTACACCGGAGTTGATCCGGATTCGAATCCGAAAGCAGTCGGATTCGAATCACTCCAAATCCGGCTACAGACCCATTTTGACCATCACTAGAAGGAACGTGTATTCCAGGATAGGAACAAAGGGTTGAGATCAGATTTAAGTACTACCAACACAGGATTCGGGATCTGTCTTGTACTGGAACAGTTTCTGTATCAATTCCAGGTCCAGTACTAATTCCAGGACTCCACGGTTGGTTAAGGATGAGTTATTGGAAGGGAAGTGGATCAGTCACATCAGACCCTAACACATAAACAGTGGAGTATATGGACTTCCTCGGCGCTCTTTTGCCACTTAGGCATAAGCATTTCAAAGCAAATTTCCCAAACCGAAGTGCAATCCTTCTTTTTAACGCTCCTCTATCACCCTTATTTGAATGATATACATCAAAAGAAAAGGATTGGAACACTTCCCAGAAACAGAAGAAAGGTTCCTGAAGGTGAAAGAACTCCGAAGGACCGATTTCCTGTGAAGTGAAATGCGAAACGAATGGATGTTCCTGTAAGATAACGCTACCACTGGAACTCCAAAATTTGGATAACCCTTTAGCGACAACCGGCTTCCGGGTGCGAGCCGCAATAGTGAATAGTTTAACCATTTCCGGATAGGATAGACCTTAATTACAGCCCATCCCAAGGATGCGAACAATCACTGTAAAGAGCTAACTGTCATATAGAATTTAGAGCCTCGCaaaagaagcacacacacacacactctcttccAAATAAAAGGATAAATACATTGTTGAACCCTTTTGACGGCATACATCAGCTAAAGAGAgctaaagagagagagaaagagagcgaaagaaggCAGATTCCATTTACCCCGTTGCTTCAAGCAAACCCGAAACCGAGGCCCGGGAATAACCGGGTTATTATGTCAGTGACAAATTCCACGCCACCGAACAGGAAGCGACCGCGGGAAGAAGAGAAGacgtgcaaaaaaacaaacgcccgTTGTGTGCGTCATCATTGTTGCTGTGATGTGCCTATGCATTCCTATGCTAAGCGACTTCCGGGGGCCGGGCTGCCGTGCGTTCAGCGGCAGTGGAATGTAACTGAAAACCGTGAGAATTCAAGGATGTTTGCCACCGACGAGCGGGGACATAGGGCAATTGCTGCGAGCACTATGtcactctctctttgtctgtctcTCTTTTGGCTGAGGGTTGGTTTGGAATGTAATTGGAAATAGTTCTAGCGTGGCGCATACAATTATTCCAAAGCACCAAGGAAGGAGCATCCGCCAAGGAGCGCAATGGGCGTGAAAGGACCAAAGAGCGATCTGCATTGGTTTACGAAGTGTTTAaaaggaagaaataaaattaaaatcgtAATACAGTATGGAAgaacatatttaaaaatgtaacCTTAAATCAGGATGAAACAGCGTAAAAGGTTAGCACACAATACAAATGCAGCGTGCACCTAGAAGTTGCCGAGCGCAAAAGGTTCTGCAATCTCTTCTGCAAACCTCATCGATCGCATTGCAACGCATGCATCTACCTGGAGTGGCAACTTCTCTTCCTGTGGACAGACGATCtagctactactactactactccccTTGGAGGAAGCTAATTATCACCCGacaaagaagagagagagagagagacggtaCAACAATCAACATAAGTGCCCACGGAGGACCATTCATCCACCCTAATTCCCACAACCACCCCCACCCCCACCCTTATCTGGCTTCGACTTTGACCCGCTTCGTTCACATCCATCCAAAGGATTGTTAAATGGGAACGGAGCACGCGAGCTAGTGattaaaatttgcataaaactcccccttccccctcctCCCATTTCCAGTGTGCGACCTCCCGAGTGGATCGGAGGTGGAAAAGGAAGCCCAAACCCAAAATAGAGTGCGCTACAGAGTGCGCAGCCTTAGAGAAGAGCTTAGAGACGGGAGGAGCTcaacaaggaaaaaaacacaacacaaaacaccgcCGAGGTCAACGGTATGACGCGCGCGCGTTGCCTTTAAAATGTCCCTCCCAGTCCCCGGGactgaggaagaagagaacacagggtgcaaaaattaaatacCAAATGCAGCACCAACCACCAGCACCGCCACTAGTGAAAAGATGCATTTAAATGCATGCCGCTGCCGGGAATGGTAAAGGACCACAATCGCCCCTCTCAAAGGCCAGTTGAGGGGAATTAGGGGAGAGGAAAAGGCAAAGCTCCCCATTTTTGCATACGCTATTTTCCGTTCACCATTTTCATGGCAGCATAGTAGTCCTCTACCACGGTCGGTGGTAGTCCTCTGGCCAGTTTCGCCTTCAAAGTTCACAGTTCGCGTGTTGggtaaaattacaattttcctttcccccACACCAACCGGTGTGCGGCGTGGAAATCACGGTAGAAGGACACGCCTTTTTTGAAACCGTTTTCTTGAAggttcttgtttttcttttattgctTCGAAAGGTGCAGCGCGCGAAAGGAGTCCGAGTGTCTTATCTTTCTCCTTGCTGGCGCATAAAGCTGCCTGCTAATAGAGCTTGTGGTACGGGAAAATTGGGTtcttttacccttttttgAGCATGATGAGTTGTTGCCGTGACGAAGGAGGAACAATACAACACGATGCTTGAACGGAGtcattttccttttctaaTTAGAGAACTAGAAGACTCTTTGAAAGTGAGACAAGAAAACTCCGCACCTGAATCATTAAATTGGTATTAAAAAGTGTGCTAAAAGTGTGTGTTGAACAAGTAATCCATTTCGCGTGAAATTTGGTGTTGTCTTGTCCCGTTTTCCCCTACTAAATAAACTATCGCTTCCACCTAGACTTCAAAGGAAGTTCCTTATTTTCCAGCAAAAGCACACTCATTAGCGCCTTTCATGCAGAAAACGCTTCTAAAAACAGAAAGGATACATCTCCCTTGTTCGTAGTAGGCCTGTTGTTGAGTGGGGTAAAAAGTGCATAACTTCAGGCGCCGTTAATTGGCAAAGCCCCCGTTATCGTAGTAACCCCCGTTCTAAAACACgcagccacacacacgcaaacccTTTCATAATTGCATCGCTTGCGCGTAACATGCGCAACACGTTCGTTAGAGTTCCAAAGCATAGTTCCAAAGACCAGTTATGCGAATGAATAGAAGgagtggagagaaaaaaaaaaaaacaaacataaaaaggaTGATCCGCCGCATCTCCTCCTCaactcaacacacacatacacatgcacacccaGTAATCCTTTAACCCAGTTTCCCATTTTAAAAAGGATGCACAACCACGCTCTGCAAGTCCTGCCTGTCCGTCATTTCTTACCATGCATAATGATGCGTAAACAAACCCCCATCGAAAGGTGGGAATGGATGTGAAATTATGTAAATCCTTTCACTGTCCAGCGTCCGGTAGGTAGCAGTGTACACCAATTAGCTACTACTGGCAGCTTGTAATGTAGAACAAAGTGGTCAACGTGGGTACCAAGAGGGGTGTTGTGTTCGGGTTGTACACGCGCGCGGTTGCCATTCGACCGGAATCGATTTGCTGACCATAAATCGAACGCTGACCAATATAGACGTGAAGCGAACCACaccacggtggtggtgggtacAGCACACCAATGTCATCTAATTAGACTAGTACCGCCTGCAGTGTGGTCACTATTCTCTGTGTTCCTTGCCGCATTAGTTACGGTTTGCAGCCGGTCAAGCAGCAGATTGGCTGCTGAGCCGccgttttgtgtgcttttgtgtgctaCCCTCTCTTAAATCCTTTCTGCGCATCATACAGAAGTGGTGCATCTTTTGCCGGGGGAAGCTTGAAAATGGGGAAAATGCAAAGCAAACGAATCcaacgtgtgtgcgtgtgtgtgtgctgcttccGCTTTTGCAAGATATCGAGCCCGGCCCGATATGCGCCGGATAGCTTGGCAACTTCTCCCTCCACAAATGTCCCTCTGGCGCAGCGGATAGCGCGTTGGACTTCTAATCCAAAGGTcgtgggttcgatccccacgAGGGATGTGTGAGCGAATGTGCGGAGAAACTCTGCTTTTATATATAATTACACCTGTATTTAGGATCGATGAGTGGTGGGGGCATGTGCTTGTACACACCTTACCAATGGAAAATCGATTAAATGgggaaataataaataaggAAAATAACTCATGTGTAGTATATtactttaaataaaataatatacaaTGCACAGGGAGTGTGAAAAGTCAGGCACAAAAACGATTGTTAACAAGAGTTTGGTTGTTTGTCGCAGACTTTCCAACGACCGACCTCCCTTTTTAGAATTAAACCCATCTGCACACAATCGTTTTGTTGCGAAATTCATTATTAACCAGTTTGCGAAGGAAGTGATTATCTGCTGTGTGGAAAGTTTCCCGCAGCAAGGCTAGGCTACTACACCTCGCCACACCTTAATACCAATCAAAGTTTTTCACCCATCCAGTGGGGAGTCGCACATAGGAAAACACCccactgccccccccccctccctccccctcaTATCACCCATTATGCAATTGGAAGAACGGAAACAGACCCAAAGTTAAGCCAACTTCTAACTAAGCGCACCGTCATGCCACACCGTGTTCTATTAATACCGTCGCCAACCATTACCCGGGTGCCGAGCTGCGGGAATGTCAAATTAACAAACGGAGCAAAtgtggaaagaaaaaacccCGAATtagagggaaaagaaaacacacacattgcgGCACAGTggtgcaacacacacaccttgggTGAAAGAAGACCCaaggtaaataaaaataaagtcgCAAATAAAGTTCGCCCGTCTCTTCATTAGGCCCGCAACATGGAGGCCACGCCACCACGCCACACATTGCGGCATATTCTGCTGGAGCCGAAATTATAACCACGTGCTTCGCATGGCGACTTGGGAACACATGggaaacacaacacagcaagcgcgcgcgcccgtCGTTAGGATACCGAACCCCTTGGAAAAACACGGTTGTACAGGGTGTTCCCCTGGAAAACTTCGAGGCGATGTATTTTTGAgagggttggggggggggggatgaaaCGATGCCATGATTatcgaaaataaaaaccgAAAGCCCTACTCTCACTGCTCCCATCCACTAACATTGCCACTTTCACTGCGACattgattttgtgtttgttgcgaaGAAGTAGCTGGTAATCGATACAATCCTACATAGAGCGCCCTCTCTCCCTGTAAGCGATGCGCCATTCTAGGCTGGtagaacgacgacgacgacgacgacgacgcctaCTGCTCCCTAGTCGCCATCCCCACTACGCCTCGAGAGGGTCGATACACATCCAAGCAAGCCGCAGGAAGTTCGGTTACGACTGTTTCCTGCGGTATTTATTActgctgtgtgtgtacgaCGTCCCCGACGAACAGGGCCTGGGCCTGTACTTCAACTTCTTACTAAGAAGGCAACCAACCGGAAAGTTCAACCATCACGCGGCACTGTTGGTAGGAAATAAACTTTCTCGCGGACAGGGAAGAGAAGTAGTCCTCCTGATAGGAATGGTGCTTGGCTAAAGCTTCTTCTCTATAAAGCCTCGAACGAATCACCCCATCCCGGCGGATCACTTCCAGTTACGTGACCGGAAGCAGTTGCCGGCAAGCGACAAGGCTGTAGCAGTAGCCTGCCAGCAGTGAGGAAAGGATTCGATTGGCAGGACACAGGGAGGGGTAGAAAACGCTATATAATCCACTTCCGGCCTTCGCTGCAATCGACGGATCAGGTGTAGCTGCTCCTCGTAGCGTAAAGCTCCGGTGTATCGGAGTTTCGAAATTCCAACGGCAAAGCAACCGCAACGACCACCCGTCCCGTCGTCCGCAAaaggtcgttggattggaaaACGGATTTTAGCCGAGCTTTGCGCTTAacgagcatcatcatcagcactGCGCCGCGCTGCGGCAATTGGGTGGAGCTGTGGATGTGCTGGTAGATTATCGTGGGGTTTGCTGCTGGACGGATGGAACCAGTTTGCTTAGGAACGGATGAATTGCGTTTTAATGTGAAATACGCGCCAATGGAATGTAATTTGCAGCACAGTAATCAAGCGCGATGAGAACAATGATGTCACATGCAGTGATTATCAATGGTCAAACAGTCCAAACATTAAATTGGACAGTAGTGTATGGATTTCAAAcacaagtgatgaagttgttCATAGGTTAGGTACACTACACTACACGCTACCCTGAACTGTGCTGTTAAATGTTCACTAATCCATCTCCCATCTACACCTCCAAAAACAGTCTTCTTCCTCGTCCATTCGTGCATTCGTTCCACTGCCAGTGACGATTCGAAATGCAGCAGAGAATATCGTGACACTTGCACACTCAACACCTTCACCATCGGTAATGATAGCTGGATCGACCAGCTACAAACGATGACTTCAATTGATAAGCCGAAAACAACGATCATTAAGCAATGCCTTCTAACGGATCCTGTTGCCATTCAAAACGTCATGGAATTGGCCAGCAAGCTGTTCACCGAACTCACCATCCAAAGCTACCACGAACAGGCGCTCTCCTTAACGCCTCGTTTGGCCATTGAGACACTGGAGCTGCAATCGGCACCGGCATTAAAGCACCTTACCATTCTGCCCAACCACCACCTTCGATCGCTGTACATCGTTAACAGTGCCGTGCGCCGCATCCCCGACACGATCGTCAATTTGCGTAATCTACAGTTTCTCGGCATTGAAAAATCCTTCCTACGTCTGCTAGACCTCAGCGTGCTGTGCTATCTTCCCAGGCTGACCACACTGCAGGTGTTGCGGAATCACATCAGCTTACTACTGCCCGTGCATGAGTCTTCCTGTGCTAACTCGCTGCGCGATCTGCATCTGGATTACAATCAGCTTACCACGCTGGACATTGCCGTGCTTGCCCCATTTACTGCAATGCAGCGATTGCTTCTACAGCACAATCGTATGTATTCGCTCTTTGCCTCGCAGCCCACTTCCTTTCCACTGCTCCAAGAGCTACAGCTAGGACCGGGTAACAACTTTACGTGGATTGAGTTTGAGCAGCTAGATCTTCCGGAAACACTGACCGCCAATCTACCAGGCAATCAGTTTCAGCAGCTCCCAACAATTAGGAACGCAAACCTGCCCAATCTGCAGCGTATTTACCTGGATGGCAATCAGCTCAGCACGATCGATTTGGCACAGTTGCAGGAGCACCAGCAGCTAAATGGGATTGATTTCTCCCGCAACCGATTGCACACGGTTACAGCTAGCGAGCTGATACATCTGCCCAATCTAACATCGATTGAGCTGGTGGATAATATGCTCGAGTCGTTTTCGCTAGTCAACTGTAGCTTTCCACAGCTGAACTACCTTTACTTGAAGGGCAATCGGTTGCAGT comes from the Anopheles coluzzii chromosome 2, AcolN3, whole genome shotgun sequence genome and includes:
- the LOC120947641 gene encoding leucine-rich alpha-2-glycoprotein-like produces the protein MAHSVCKTFAFTAMGRYSSVLLLTLAVIGLPCLPVSLAVATCTPGMAMTCMLPKLNMLTDGYTTLRNIPPDTYYSVRVEMLHLPISPSGAFLTRMSEFFSKLELYVYHDPVFQIAPGTYLSSIQVLEAPSMKQLLVGAGDNNVTELIIYTCGLERIPQTIGNLPLLEDLTFSECALRNFSLGAFGQNRRLRVLDLSRNQIETIIPTTREMPQAIEYLYLSSNRLENLDMSAFIGLPSLSMIDLRNNNLAKIASEQTVTWSTMEMLDVSYNRLRTIDLQWLSAPNLKRLILSNNLFEKLPERLRRFPNLQLLGLGDNRLAGVIDLAPLNGLPELNSVDLSNNPTAKVLRSSRPIRLPVLDSLYAEYCSLNRFNTSGIDLPVVSFISLAHNNFSAVAPLGQAFPSIQSFSFYDNPIPCSVLKARAELILSGKLIMGIPPLSVSDCASGSIQISPSLLLCCKA
- the LOC120961478 gene encoding leucine-rich repeat protein SHOC-2-like, yielding MESFTLFNNLHSSYGNSFIMTLLAYHEAPKKQIQPTRKPHNRAHSGRSFGEITIMEVNREWTISLLLTLVNLWLWTNGPAIVQSAPQPCQLQGAKCVYDKLNLSADGLQRLRTSGRDLPQVFQIDVKLLITPYPDGVLLQLISEFVQEVVYENYRERILRIPPVSALTDLTLRKAPPLQAVAVAAPNNRLTTLSIKQSNIRSMPSALTNLRQLATLAIENGALESVSLDPLANCLKLSILMCGNNKITQLIPSQNENLFVPLTDLTLANNLLETIDGAFFLPLRRLTYLDLGSNRIQRIEGRPLSLPRVMYIQLVSNQLAELDVTRWNLPNAIEIYFDNNNLTRIPIGIQTLPNLTTLVLPNNLLTVVDLRRLDGWTKLQRINLAANRLTNVIVTGQGRTSLPNLEQLDLSNNQLTQLEYARWDLPKLTTLVVALNGLTRLPDLFKLFPKLRRAFAVQNPLHCNTIRQWQQYIAEFKLAVDAAMPGINCATNSTHKLPSGRVICCVE